In the genome of Streptomyces fagopyri, the window GCGGCGCGCGGTCGTGACGGCCCCGGACGGCGCCGGGCGGCTCGCGGCGGCGGGCCTCACCTGGGAGGCGCTGGCGGGCTGGCTGCAGGGCCCGATGGACAAGGCGGCCTGGGAGGCCGTGATCCCGTCCATGGGCACGATGGCGCTCGTACGGAACCTGCGGAACTTCGACGAGGCGGGTGTCGGCGACGACGTGGCGGCCCGGGTCGCCGCGCGGATCAGCGACCCGGCGGAGGTGGCGCGGTCGCGCCAGTTCCCCTTCCGCTACCTGGCCGCCTACCAGCACGCGCCGTCGCTGCGCTGGTCGTACCCGCTGGAGCAGGCGCTCGGACACTCGCTGGCCAACGTGCCGGCACTGCCCGGACGCACGCTCGTGCTCGTCGACCGGTCCGGCTCGATGTTCTTCTCGCGGCTGTCGGACCGCTCGGAGCTCAACCGGGCCGACGCGGCCGCGGTCTTCGGCACGGCGCTCGCGCTGCGCGCGGCGGACGCGGACCTCGTCCAGTTCGGTACCAGCAGCGACCGGGTGCGCTACCGCGGGGGCGAGTCGGTGCTGAAGGTGCTGGACCGCTTCGGCGACCTCGGTGGCACGAACACCAGTGAGGCGGTCCGGGCGCACTACCGGGGGCACGACCGGGTGCTCATCGTCACGGACGAGCAGGCCGCGTACAGCCACCACGGCGACCCGACCGAGCAGGTCCCGGCGCACGTACCGGTCTACACCTGGAACCTCGCCGGGCACCGGGCCGGCCACGGCCCGACCGGCAAGGACAACCGGCACACGTTCGGGGGCCTGTCGGACACGGCGTTCCGGATGGTCTCCCTGCTCGAGTCCGGCAGGGACGGGGTCTGGCCGTGGCTCGGGTGAGGGAGCGCGGCGGCCCGGCCGTGGCCTGAGGGAATGAGCGCGGGGCCGCCGGGGAAGTCATCGGGGAACGCGGTGACTTGCCCGGCGCGGGCGCGGTGGAGAGGCAGGCCGGTCCCATGTCCCTTTCCTCGTACGAGCGTTACCCGCTGCTGTTCGGGCCCTCGCCGGTGCATCCGCTGGAGCGGCTCACGCGGCACCTCGGGGGCGCCGCGCTCTGGGCCAAGCGGGAGGACTGCAACTCCGGTGTGGCGTGCGGCGGGAACAAGACCCGCAAGCTGGAGTACCTCGTCGCCGAGGCGCTCGCCCAGGGGTGCGACACCCTGGTCTCGATCGGCGGGGTGCAGTCCAACCACACCCGTCAGGTGGCGGCCGTCGCCGCCCACGCCGGGCTGAAGTGCGTTCTCGTGCAGGAGAGTTGGGTGCAGTGGCCGGACTCCGTCTACGACCGGGTCGGGAACATCCTGATCAGCCGCCTGGCCGGCGCGGACGTACGGCTGGTGCGGGCCGGGTTCGGGATCGGCTTCAAGGAGAGCTGGGAGCAGGCACTGCGGGAGGTGGAGGAGGCCGGCGGCAAGCCGTACGCCATTCCCGCGGGCGCCTCCGACCATCCGCTGGGTGGCCTCGGCTTCGCCGGATGGGCCCATGAAGTGGCCGCGCAGGAGCGGGATCTGGGCGTTTTCTTCGACACCGTCGTGGTGTGCTCGGTCACGGGCTCGACGCAGGCGGGCATGGTCGCCGGGTTCGCCGCGCTGGAGGAGGCGGGCGGCAGACCTCGGCGTGTCCTCGGGATCGACGCGTCGGCGGCGCCCGCCCGCACCCGCGCGCAGATCGCACGGATCGCCCGGGGCACGGGACGGCTCATCGGCGTCACGAAGGAACTGACGGACTCGGACGTCGAGCTGGACGAGCGGTACCACGCGGGTACGTACGGGATTCCGGACGAGGTCACCCTGGACGCGATGCGCCTCGCGGCGCGTACCGAGGGGATGGTCACCGACCCCGTGTACGAGGGGAAGTCGATGGCCGGGATGATCGACCTGGTGGCGCGCGGCGAGATCGGGCGCGACTCCACCGTCCTGTACGCCCACCTCGGCGGCCAGCCCGCCCTGAACGCCTACAGCGCGCTCTTCTGATCTGTCGGTGGCGTTCGGTGAGGGCTGATGCCGGGGCCGGGGTGGCGGGTGGAGCCGGGGTGGGCATGGGATGCTCCCGTGGGGGCAGCGCGGACCGCCCGGGAAGGAACGCGGGGACAGTCCCCGTTCGGCGCCCGGCACGACGCGGAGAGTGTCCCCGGTTCGGCGAGGAGTAGTGGAATGGCGCAGGTCAAGCCGATGCGGGCGGACGCGCGGCGCAACTATGAGCGGCTGATCGAGGAGGCCGCCGTGGCGTTCGCCGAGCACGGGGAGGGCGCGTCCCTCGACGACATCGCCAAGCGGGCCGGGGTGGGCTCCGGGACGCTGTACCGGCACTTCCCCACCCGGCAGGCGCTGCTGGAGGCCGTCTACGTCGACAGCATCGAGGCGATCGCCGCCCGCGCGGACGAGATCGCGGCGGAGCTCGCGCCGGGCGAGGCGCTGGTGGAGTGGCTCAACGAGCTGAGCGGGATGATGATCCAGGTCCGCGGCCTGAAGGCGCTGCTCGGATCGGCCGTCTCGGACGGGAGCGGCACGGTGCCGACCGCGTGCGGGACGTCCGTGAGGGGCGCCGCCGAACGGCTGGTCGAGGCGGCTCAGCGCGAGGGCACGCTGCGGGCGGACGTGGAGCCGATCGAGGTGCTGCGGCTGGCGCACGGGGTGGCCACCGCGTCGGAGCTGGCGAACGGCCGGGGGAAGTACATCCGGCGGTATCTGTCACTGCTGACGGAGGGGCTTCGGCCGTAGCGGCGGGTGCCGGGGCCGGGCCGGGACCCGGGTTTGGGCGGAGGCGCGGGCGGGGTGCGGGCGCGGGCGGGTTGTGGTGGGGCGCGGACGCAGGGCGTACGTGGGAGTGGGCGGCGCGCGCGGGCGTGGTGGGGCGGGCGGGGCCGTGCCGGTACATCGAGCCCGTCGCCGCCGGATCGGACGGTGCCCCGCAGGGAGCCGTATCTCGATCCGGACGTGAGCGACGGGCTTGCGATGTACCGGCACGGCCCCTCGCGTGCGGGGGCGCCGCGGGGCCGTGGGGGCGCTCGCGGCTCGCGCCGTCAGAGGGCCTGGGCCGCCGGCTTCACCATGCCGCGGACCGTGCGCGACTTCACGAAGTCGCCCATGGCCGTCATCTCCCACTCGCCGGAGAACTGCTTGATCAGCTTGGCCATCATCACGCCGGTCTGGGCTTCGGCGTTGGTGAGGTCGAAGCGGACCAGTTCCTCGCCGCTCGCCGCGTCGATCAGGCGGCAGTACGCCTTGGCGACCTCGGTGAACTTCTGGCCGGAGAAGGAGTTGACGGTGAAGACCAGGCCGGTGACCTCCTGCGGCAGCCGGCCGAGGTCGACGACGATCACCTCGTCGTCACCGCCGCCCTCACCCGTGAGATTGTCGCCGGAGTGCTTGATCGCGCCGTTCACGATGGAGAGCTTGCCGAAGTAGCAGCTGTCGATGTGGTTGCGCTGCGGGCCGTAGGCGATGACCGAGGCGTCCAGGTCGATGTCCTTGCCGCGGTACGCGGGCTCCCAGCCGAGGCCCATCTTGACCTGGGAGAGCAGCGGGCGGCCGCCCTTGACCAGGGAGACCGTCTGGTTCTTCTGGAGGCTGACCCGGCCCTTGTCGAGGTTGATCTTCCCGGAGGACGGGGCCGCCGGCGGCGCGGGGGGAGCGGCCGGGGGCGGCGGTGCCATGGGGGGTGCCTGGGTGGTGGGGGGCATCGGGGGCACGGGGGTCCGCGCCGGCGGGGCCGGCGGAGCCGCGGGGGCGGGCTCCTCCACCGTGACGCCGAAGTCCGTGGCGATGCCCGCCAGGCCGTTTGCGTACCCCTGGCCGACCGCGCGTGCCTTCCAGGCGCCGTTGCGGAGGTAGACCTCGACGATCACCAGGGCCGTTTCGGTGCCGAGCTGGGGCGGGGTGAAACTGGCCAGTACGGTGTTGTCGTCGGCGTTGCGGATGGTGGCCGTGGGCTCGATGCCCTGGAAGGTCTGGCCGGTCGCGTCGGGGCTCGCGGTGACGACGATCTTCTCGATGCCCGGGGGGACCGCGGTCGTGTCGACCGTGATCGCGTCCGGGGCGCTGCCGCCGCCCGAGCGGTAGGTCACGCCGGGGCCGGTGGGCTGGTTGTAGAAGATGAAGTCGTCGTCGGAGCGCACCTTGCCGTCGGCGGTGAGCAGCAGGCCCGACACGTCTAGCCGCACCGGAGCGGCGACGTCCACCGTCACGCGGGTGACGGGGAGAGGGATGTTCGAGCCAGGGGTCATAGCTGTCATGACTGGGGTAACGACCGGGGGCGCTTTACCGTTCCCTTACCCAAGGATGAGTTGCCCGAGGTGCGTGCGGGGCCGCCGGCACGGCCCTTTTTCGCCCCCCGCCGCCCCTACCCATGACCCATACCGTCTCTGGGGGCTGCCGCCCCCGGACCCCCGCGCCGGCGTTTGAGGACCAGCCTTTCGGGCGACGGCGGGGGTCCAGGGGGCGCGGCGCCCGTGGCGGGGTCCGGGGCGGAGCCCCGGGGATGGGCCGGGTAGGGGCCGCGGGAGCGAGGGAGGCTACGGGACCACGACGATCTTCCTGCCCACCCCCGCGGCGAACTGTTCCAGCGCCTGGGGATAGTCCGTCAGCGGGATGCGGTCACTGATGAAGACGTCCGGATCGAGGACACCCCCGGCAAAAAGCTCGGCCGCCCGTTCGAAGCTGTGCAGGACGGCCATGGAGCCGGTGATGGTGATCTCCTGGTTGTAGATGCGGTACGGGTCGATCGAGACCCGCGTCGCGTAGTCGGCGACACCGAACTGGAGGAAGGTGCCGGCCTTGGCGACCCGGTCCAGGCCGTCCTGGATCGCCGCCGCGTTCCCCGTCGCGTCGATCACCACGTCCCACCCCCGCGGCCGGTCCAGCTCGTCCGCGTTCGCCGCCGAGGCCGACGCCCCCAGCAACCGGGCCGTGGCGAGCCGCTGGGCGTTCACGTCGACCACGTCCACGCTCGCCGCCCCCGTCCGCTTCGCCAGTTCCAGCATCATCAGGCCCATCGTCCCGGAGCCGTAGATCAGGACATGGGCCCCCAGGCGGGAGTTGAGCACGTCGTAGCCGCGCACCGCGCAGGAGAGCGGTTCGACGAGCGCCGCGTCCTGGGTGCGGACGTGATCGGGGAGCTTGACGCAGTTGGCCACGGGAGCGGTCGCGTACTGCGCGGCGCCGCCCGCCGTGGTGACACCGATCGCGGCCCACCGCTCGCAGAGGTTGTTGTGGCCCGTACGGCAGTACCGGCACTCGTGGCAGTGGAGCGAGGGGTCCACCGCCACCCGGTCGCCGACCGAGATCTCCGTGACCTGGGTGCCCACGCCGACCACCGTGCCGGCGAACTCGTGGCCCGGCACGATCGGCAGCTTCGGCGCGAACTCGCCCTGGAGGATGTGCAGGTCCGTGCCGCACAGTCCGCACGCCGCGACCTCGACGACGACCTCGCGCGGGCCGGGCGTCGGGTCCGGGACCTCGGTGACGACGGCGCGGCCCACGGACTCGATGACGGCGGCCTTCATTTCACGGCTCCCAGTGACAGGCCCTGGACCAGTTTGTCCTGGGCGGCGAACCCCGCGGCGAGCACCGGCAGGGAGATGACGAGCGACGCGGCGCACACCTTGGCCAGGAAGAGGCCCTGGCTGGTGATGAAGCCGGTCAGGAAGACGGGAGCGGTCTCCGCGACCACGCCCGTGAGGACCCGGGCGAACAAAAGTTCGTTCCAGCTGAAGATGAAGCAGATGAGGGCCGTGGCGGCGATGCCCGGCAGGGCGATGGGGGCCACGACCCGGGCCAGGATCGTGGGCAGTCGCGCGCCGTCGATCTGGGCCGCCTCGATCACCGCCACCGGCACCTCGGCGAGGAACGACTGCATCATCCACACCGCGATCGGCAGGTTCATGGAGGTGTAGAGGATGACCAGGAGCCAGATGTTGTCGAGCGTCCCGGTGTTCTTCGCGAACAGGTAGATGGGCAGCAGGCCCGCCACCACCGGCAGCATCTTCGTCGACAGGAAGAAGAACAGGACGTCGGTCCACTTCTTCACCGGCCGGACCGAGAGCGCGTACGCCGCGGGGAGGGCGAGCAGCAGGACGAAGAGGGTGGAGGCCACGGAGGCCACCAGCGAGTTGGCCAGTGCCGGCCAGGGGCTCGCGCCGCCGCCGGTGCCGAAGAAGTCGCGGTAGCCGTCGAGGGTGAGGGCGGCGCCGAAGGACGGCGGGTTGGTCGCCGCGTCCGCCTCCGAGTGGAACGACGTCAGGGCCATCCAGGCGATGGGCAGGAAGAACAGCACACCGAGTACCCAGGCCAGCAGGCCCAGGCCCGTTCCCCGGGTGCGCCGGGGACGTACGCGGATCGTGGTGGTGCTCATGCGCGGGACACCTCCTCGCGGAACAGGGACGAGACCACGCGCAGCGCGAAGGTCGCGATGATGATCGAGCCGAAGACGACCAGGACCCCGGCGGCCGAGGCCAGACCGTTCTCATGGGCCTGGTAGAAGCTCTGGTAGACGGTGTAGGGCAGGTTGGCGGTGCCGAGGCCGCCGGAGGTGATCGTGAAGACGGCGTCGAAGTTCTGGACGATGTAGATCGAGCCCAGCAGGGCGCCGAGTTCGAGGTAGCGGCGCAGGTGCGGGAGCGTGAGGTGGCGGAAGACCTGCCAGTCGCTCGCGCCGTCCACCCGGGCGGCCTCGATCTGCTGCTGGTCGCGGCTCTGCAGGCCCGCCAGCAGGATCAGCATCATGAACGGCGTCCACTGCCAGACGAGGGAGGCCTCGACGGCCAGCAGCGGGGTGTTGGAGATCCAGTCCGGCTGGGGGCCGCCCACATAGTGCAGCAGACCGTTGAGAAGGCCGTATTCGGGGTTGTAGAGCACATGTTTCCAGAGCAGGGCCGCGGCGACCGGGACCACCAGGAACGGTGCGATCAGGAGCGTGCGCACCACCCCCCGCCCGCGGAACCTGCGGTCCAGGAGCAGTGCGAGGGCGAGGCCGAGGAGCAGGCTGACCAGGACCACGGCCGCCGTCAGGAGGATCGTCGTCCAGACCGAGTGGCGCAGGTCGGGATCGGTGAGCACGTCCGAGTAGTTGGACAGGCCGGTGAAGTGACGGGCCTTCGGGTAGAGGGAGTTCCAGTCGAAGAAGGAGATCACCAGCGTGGCCACGAACGGGAGCTGGGTCACGGCGATCATGAAGATCAGGGCGGGGAGCAGCGGGGCACGGGTGGCCCAGGCGCGCAGGCGTCCGGAGGGTGGCCGGGCGGCGCGGACGGGAGTGGTGGCCAGGGGGGCTGTCGTCGTGGCGGTCATCGTCCCTCGTACTCCTTGGAGATCTTCTCGGCGAGTTTCTGGGACTTCTTCAGGGCCGAGTCGACGGACTGGCGCCCGGCGATGGCCGCGCTGATCTCCTGCGAGACCTTGGTGCCGAGATCGGTGAACTCGGGGATGCCGACGAACTGGATGCCGGGCGCGGGGCGCGGCTGCACTCCCGGGTCGCGGGGACGGGCGCCCTCGATGGCCGCGCGGGTCATCTCCTGGAAGGCCGAGGCCTCTTTGGTGTACGCGGCGTTGGTGTAGGTCGAGGCGCGTTTGCCGGCCGGCACGTTGGACCAGCCGATGGTGTCCCCGACCAGCTGTTCGTACTGCTTGCTCGAGGCCCAGGAGATGAACTTCCAGGCCTTGTCGGAGTTGTGGGAGGCCTTCTGCAGGCCCCAGGCCCAGGTGTAGAGCCAGCCGGAGGACTCGGTCTTCTCCACGGGTGCCGGTACGTAGCCCATCTTGCCCTTGACGGGGGAGTCGGACGCCTCCAGGGATCCGGCCGCGGAGGTGGCGTCGTACCACATGGCGACCTTGCCCTGGGTGATGTTGTTGAGGCACTCGGCGAAGCCGGACTGGGCGGCGCCGGACTCGCCGTGCTCGCGGACGAGGTCCACGTAGAACTTCGTCGCCTTCACGAACTCGGGGGAGTCGAGGCGCGCCTTCCAGTCCTTGTCGAACCAGGTGCCGCCGAAGGTGTTCACGACGGTCGTCAGCGGGGCCATCAGCTCACCCCAGCCGGGCAGGCCGCGCAGGCAGATGCCCTTCATGCCGGACTCGGCGCCGTCGGCCTCGGCGGCCAGCTGTCCCACCTGGTCCCAGGTGGGATGCGGGGGCATGGTCAGGCCCTTCGCGGCGAACACGTCCTTGCGGTACATCAGGAAGGACGACTCGCCGTAGAAGGGCTGCCCGTAGAGCTTGCCGTCGTCGGCCGTCAGGGACTGCCGCATGGGCGCGAGGATGTCCTGCTCGTCGTAGCCGCTGTCCGGGCGGACGTAGGAGTCCATCTCGTGCAGCCAGCCGTTCCTGGCGTAGATCGGTATCTCGTAGTTGGACAGGGTGGCCACGTCGTACTGGCCCGCCTGGTTGGCGAAGTCCTGGCTGATCTTGTCGCGGACGTCGTTCTCCGGCAGCACGGTGAAGTTCACCTTGATGCCGGTGTCCTTGGTGAAGTGGGCCTTGGTGAGTTTCTGCAGCTCGACCATCTGCGGGTTGTTGACCATCAGGACGTTGATGGAGTCGCCGCCGGAGCCCGCCCCGCCCGCTCCGGTCCAACACCCGGAGAGCAGCGGGGTGAGCAGCGTCCCTGCGGCGACCGCGGCGAACAGCGCGCGCGGCCTCCGTCGGCTCGGGGTTCGCATGGATCACTCCTGGACTTATAGGGAGATATGGGGTGTTGCCGGGTGTGGGGGCCCCGGGAAGGGTGACTGGAGATGGGGGTGGGGCGGGTGGGGGTGAGGGGGAAGCGCGGGGACGGGGGTGGGGGACGGGAACGGGTGCGGGGGTGTCGGACGGGTGTGCGGGGGCTGGATTCGGTTCTCAGACGCGTATGACCTGGGGTCCCTGCAAGGAGTAGCGGTGGGCCTCGGCCGTCGGGAGCAGGGTGCTCGTGACGATCGTCTCCAGGGCGGTGATCTCCGCGAAGCGGCAGAAGCTGACCGCCCCGAACTTGGTGTGCACGCCGGCGAACACCGTGCGCCGGGAGGCCCGGATCGCCTGTGCCTTGACCTCGCTGACCGCCGGGTCGGGGGTGGTGAGGCCGTGTTCGCGGGAGATGCCGTTGGCGCCGATGTAGGCCAGGTCGATGACGAAGCCGGCGAGCATCTTCGTCGTCCAGTGGTCCACGGTGGCGAGGGTGCCGGGGCGTACCCGGCCGCCGAGCAGCAGGACGCTGGTGTTGTCGGCCTCGGCGAGCGCGCCCGCCGTGGCGAGGGACGCGGTGACCACGGTCAGCGGCCGGTCGTGGGGCAGCGCCTCGGCGATGAGCTGGGGGGTGAAGCCCTCGTCGACGAAGACCGTCTCGGCGTCCCCGAGCAGTTCGGCCGCGGCGGCCGCGATCCGCCGCTTCTCGGGTACGTGGCTGGTGGCGCGGAAGGCGAGCGTCGTCTCGAATCCGGCGCTCTCGACGGGATAGGCGCCGCCGTGGGTACGGCGTACCAGGCCGTGGTCCTCCAGGGCGCGCAGGTCGCGTCGTACGGTCTCCTTGGCGACGCCCAGTTCGGCGGCGAGCGCGGTGACGTCGACCGACCCGGTACGGCGGGCGGCCCGGACGATCTCCCGCTGACGTTCTTCCGCGCTCATGGCCGGCACCCGCTTCCCGCGTCCTGTCCTCGCTGCCCGTTCGGGCCCGGTCGGGCCTTGGGGGAAGTTCTACAGGGGGCGCGCGGCACTGACCAGGCCTGTTGCACGCCCGATGATGCCCGGCTGTGCCCGTTCGGCGGCGCCGGGGAGCGCGCCGGACCTGGGGCGGAGCGGTCGCGGGGGTGGGATCGGGCAGGGTTCGTGCCCGAACACGGCGGCGGGCGGGCCCGTTCGGTGCCCGCCCG includes:
- a CDS encoding TROVE domain-containing protein gives rise to the protein MARFNNKAAKAQPTSRVTSTGRVLRTHQGGLGRERDARSELFLLAVSHLASQRTFYETGADRDDRFVTLVRELAVHDPSWTAALLGWLRGDGNLRSASVMGAAEYVKARLDAGTTDGPANRQVVASVLRRPDEPGELLAYWTSRYGRNVPKPVKRGTADAVRRLYNGKSLLKYDTASKGYRFGDILNLVHAAPDPDKPWQGELFQYALDRRHNPDTALPPASNRVLVAHRELMAVPVAERRAVVTAPDGAGRLAAAGLTWEALAGWLQGPMDKAAWEAVIPSMGTMALVRNLRNFDEAGVGDDVAARVAARISDPAEVARSRQFPFRYLAAYQHAPSLRWSYPLEQALGHSLANVPALPGRTLVLVDRSGSMFFSRLSDRSELNRADAAAVFGTALALRAADADLVQFGTSSDRVRYRGGESVLKVLDRFGDLGGTNTSEAVRAHYRGHDRVLIVTDEQAAYSHHGDPTEQVPAHVPVYTWNLAGHRAGHGPTGKDNRHTFGGLSDTAFRMVSLLESGRDGVWPWLG
- a CDS encoding 1-aminocyclopropane-1-carboxylate deaminase; translation: MSLSSYERYPLLFGPSPVHPLERLTRHLGGAALWAKREDCNSGVACGGNKTRKLEYLVAEALAQGCDTLVSIGGVQSNHTRQVAAVAAHAGLKCVLVQESWVQWPDSVYDRVGNILISRLAGADVRLVRAGFGIGFKESWEQALREVEEAGGKPYAIPAGASDHPLGGLGFAGWAHEVAAQERDLGVFFDTVVVCSVTGSTQAGMVAGFAALEEAGGRPRRVLGIDASAAPARTRAQIARIARGTGRLIGVTKELTDSDVELDERYHAGTYGIPDEVTLDAMRLAARTEGMVTDPVYEGKSMAGMIDLVARGEIGRDSTVLYAHLGGQPALNAYSALF
- a CDS encoding TetR/AcrR family transcriptional regulator, yielding MAQVKPMRADARRNYERLIEEAAVAFAEHGEGASLDDIAKRAGVGSGTLYRHFPTRQALLEAVYVDSIEAIAARADEIAAELAPGEALVEWLNELSGMMIQVRGLKALLGSAVSDGSGTVPTACGTSVRGAAERLVEAAQREGTLRADVEPIEVLRLAHGVATASELANGRGKYIRRYLSLLTEGLRP
- a CDS encoding TerD family protein — protein: MTPGSNIPLPVTRVTVDVAAPVRLDVSGLLLTADGKVRSDDDFIFYNQPTGPGVTYRSGGGSAPDAITVDTTAVPPGIEKIVVTASPDATGQTFQGIEPTATIRNADDNTVLASFTPPQLGTETALVIVEVYLRNGAWKARAVGQGYANGLAGIATDFGVTVEEPAPAAPPAPPARTPVPPMPPTTQAPPMAPPPPAAPPAPPAAPSSGKINLDKGRVSLQKNQTVSLVKGGRPLLSQVKMGLGWEPAYRGKDIDLDASVIAYGPQRNHIDSCYFGKLSIVNGAIKHSGDNLTGEGGGDDEVIVVDLGRLPQEVTGLVFTVNSFSGQKFTEVAKAYCRLIDAASGEELVRFDLTNAEAQTGVMMAKLIKQFSGEWEMTAMGDFVKSRTVRGMVKPAAQAL
- a CDS encoding zinc-dependent alcohol dehydrogenase family protein, with amino-acid sequence MKAAVIESVGRAVVTEVPDPTPGPREVVVEVAACGLCGTDLHILQGEFAPKLPIVPGHEFAGTVVGVGTQVTEISVGDRVAVDPSLHCHECRYCRTGHNNLCERWAAIGVTTAGGAAQYATAPVANCVKLPDHVRTQDAALVEPLSCAVRGYDVLNSRLGAHVLIYGSGTMGLMMLELAKRTGAASVDVVDVNAQRLATARLLGASASAANADELDRPRGWDVVIDATGNAAAIQDGLDRVAKAGTFLQFGVADYATRVSIDPYRIYNQEITITGSMAVLHSFERAAELFAGGVLDPDVFISDRIPLTDYPQALEQFAAGVGRKIVVVP
- a CDS encoding carbohydrate ABC transporter permease — its product is MSTTTIRVRPRRTRGTGLGLLAWVLGVLFFLPIAWMALTSFHSEADAATNPPSFGAALTLDGYRDFFGTGGGASPWPALANSLVASVASTLFVLLLALPAAYALSVRPVKKWTDVLFFFLSTKMLPVVAGLLPIYLFAKNTGTLDNIWLLVILYTSMNLPIAVWMMQSFLAEVPVAVIEAAQIDGARLPTILARVVAPIALPGIAATALICFIFSWNELLFARVLTGVVAETAPVFLTGFITSQGLFLAKVCAASLVISLPVLAAGFAAQDKLVQGLSLGAVK
- a CDS encoding carbohydrate ABC transporter permease; translation: MTATTTAPLATTPVRAARPPSGRLRAWATRAPLLPALIFMIAVTQLPFVATLVISFFDWNSLYPKARHFTGLSNYSDVLTDPDLRHSVWTTILLTAAVVLVSLLLGLALALLLDRRFRGRGVVRTLLIAPFLVVPVAAALLWKHVLYNPEYGLLNGLLHYVGGPQPDWISNTPLLAVEASLVWQWTPFMMLILLAGLQSRDQQQIEAARVDGASDWQVFRHLTLPHLRRYLELGALLGSIYIVQNFDAVFTITSGGLGTANLPYTVYQSFYQAHENGLASAAGVLVVFGSIIIATFALRVVSSLFREEVSRA
- a CDS encoding ABC transporter substrate-binding protein, yielding MRTPSRRRPRALFAAVAAGTLLTPLLSGCWTGAGGAGSGGDSINVLMVNNPQMVELQKLTKAHFTKDTGIKVNFTVLPENDVRDKISQDFANQAGQYDVATLSNYEIPIYARNGWLHEMDSYVRPDSGYDEQDILAPMRQSLTADDGKLYGQPFYGESSFLMYRKDVFAAKGLTMPPHPTWDQVGQLAAEADGAESGMKGICLRGLPGWGELMAPLTTVVNTFGGTWFDKDWKARLDSPEFVKATKFYVDLVREHGESGAAQSGFAECLNNITQGKVAMWYDATSAAGSLEASDSPVKGKMGYVPAPVEKTESSGWLYTWAWGLQKASHNSDKAWKFISWASSKQYEQLVGDTIGWSNVPAGKRASTYTNAAYTKEASAFQEMTRAAIEGARPRDPGVQPRPAPGIQFVGIPEFTDLGTKVSQEISAAIAGRQSVDSALKKSQKLAEKISKEYEGR
- a CDS encoding DeoR/GlpR family DNA-binding transcription regulator, translating into MSAEERQREIVRAARRTGSVDVTALAAELGVAKETVRRDLRALEDHGLVRRTHGGAYPVESAGFETTLAFRATSHVPEKRRIAAAAAELLGDAETVFVDEGFTPQLIAEALPHDRPLTVVTASLATAGALAEADNTSVLLLGGRVRPGTLATVDHWTTKMLAGFVIDLAYIGANGISREHGLTTPDPAVSEVKAQAIRASRRTVFAGVHTKFGAVSFCRFAEITALETIVTSTLLPTAEAHRYSLQGPQVIRV